Proteins found in one Magnolia sinica isolate HGM2019 chromosome 5, MsV1, whole genome shotgun sequence genomic segment:
- the LOC131246367 gene encoding protein SEMI-ROLLED LEAF 2-like isoform X7, translated as MGVMSRRVLPACSNLCYICPSMRARSRQPIKRYKKLLNEIFPRSQDGQADERKISKLCEYAAKNPLRIPEITEYLEQRCYKELRNEHFGQAKVVMYIYRKLLALCKEQMPLYACSLLSIIRTLLDQTRQDGMRILGCNALVDFIDCQQIDSTYMFNLEGLIPKLCQLANEVGQDERGLCLRSAGLQALASMVWFMGEYSHILMDFDDIISVTLENYEDSQTDLESSKIVGDQGSPFLDIRRSLPSLQDFVDTKPALDDTIDTSKCPTYWSRICLQNMAMLAKEATTVRRILEPLFHNFDSGNHWCPEKGLARSVLSNIQLLMEKSGEKPHLLLSMLVKHLDHKNVMKEPRMQIDILKVTTHLAEHSKLQASVAIIAAISDLIRHLRKCMQCSIESLEAGDDVNQWNASLHFALEECLVQLSNKVGDVGPILDMMAVTLENIPTTSVVSRTTMSAIYRTAQIVASVPNISYYKKAFPEALFHQLLLLMAHPDHETRVGAHRVFSVVLVPSTASLTVPPFLVSPKEDGPRQALSIALSGFSSSASILEKVGEMSPSAQDASQDSKVESGAANDGNEGIRENNFHNDIVEGCQTADLDVKHYKVYLSRSQHHSIKLSPLCSVKEGRTVAESKKEELIRLSSHQVGLLLSSIWAQATSPENTPTSFEAMAQTYNLALMFSRSKTSSHAALVRCFQLAFSLRSISLEQDGSLQYSRRRSLFTLASSMLIFSAKAANLLELIPSVKAMLVNKTVDPYLHLVEDSRLQAIHPTSDCGRTGYGSEEDEAAALKSLLAVEMDGGQLKETVVSHFMKKYGNLPEKELLGIKMQLQQEFSPDDTFPLGAPLFMETSRPCSPLAQEYEYFDEIMPSALLTNEDAFFETSRSQLDCKTSLSMNAFDVLSVNQLIESKATKFSALDGKLSELHHVHVFQPRLCSNDYEQSFRLPPSSPYDKFLKAAGC; from the exons ATGGGGGTTATGTCGAGGCGGGTATTGCCTGCCTGCAGCAACCTCTGTTATATCTGCCCCTCGATGCGGGCCCGATCGAGACAGCCTATCAAACGTTACAAGAAGCTCCTCAACGAAATCTTCCCTCGGTCTCAG GATGGACAAGCGGATGAAAGGAAGATTTCCAAGCTTTGTGAATATGCTGCAAAGAACCCCCTGCGAATCCCTGAG ATTACAGAGTACCTAGAGCAGAGATGCTACAAGGAATTGCGAAATGAACATTTTGGTCAAGCAAAAGTCGTGATGTACATCTATAGGAAACTTTTAGCTTTGTGCAAGGAGCAGAT GCCACTATATGCTTGTAGCTTATTGTCCATCATAAGGACTCTTCTTGACCAAACACGGCAGGATGGAATGCGCATTCTGGGTTGCAATGCCCTTGTCGATTTTATAGATTGTCAG CAGATAGATAGCACATACATGTTCAATTTAGAAGGCCTCATACCGAAACTCTGTCAACTGGCTAATGAAGTCGGACAAGATGAAAGAGGGCTTTGTTTGCGTTCTGCAGGGTTGCAAGCTCTCGCTTCCATG GTTTGGTTCATGGGGGAGTACTCACATATCTTGATGGACTTCGATGAT ATTATCTCAGTGACCTTGGAGAATTATGAGGATTCTCAAACTGACTTGGAAAGTTCCAAGATAGTAGGGGACCAAGGTTCGCCATTCCTGGACATTCGAAGGAGCCTGCCTTCATTACAGGACTTTGTTGATACCAAACCTGCATTGGATGACACAAT TGACACTTCCAAGTGCCCCACATATTGGTCAAGAATCTGCTTGCAAAATATGGCCATGCTAGCAAAGGAGGCAACTACTGTGCGGCGTATTTTGGAACCTTTATTTCACAATTTTGATTCTGGGAATCATTGGTGTCCCGAGAAGGGACTTGCACGTTCTGTTTTATCCAATATACAATTGTTGATGGAAAAGTCAG GAGAGAAGCCCCATCTGTTGTTATCTATGTTGGTCAAGCACTTAGATCACAAGAATGTCATGAAAGAGCCGAGAATGCAGATCGACATTCTTAAAGTTACCACCCATCTTGCTGAGCATTCAAAGCTGCAGGCTTCGGTAGCTATAATTGCTGCGATAAGCGACCTGATTAGACATTTGCGCAAGTGCATGCAATGTTCCATTGAATCATTAGAAGCAGGAGACGATGTAAATCAGTGGAATGCCTCTCTTCATTTTGCATTAGAAGAGTGCCTTGTACAACTATCAAATAAG GTGGGAGATGTTGGGCCTATTCTTGATATGATGGCTGTAACACTGGAAAATATCCCAACTACTTCCGTTGTATCCAGAACAACTATGTCTGCCATTTATCGAACTGCACAAATAGTAGCATCTGTCCCTAACATTTCATATTACAAGAAG GCTTTCCCAGAAGCTTTATTTCACCAGTTGCTATTATTGATGGCCCACCCAGACCATGAGACACGGGTTGGAGCGCATCGTGTCTTTTCAGTTGTGCTTGTGCCATCAACAGCTTCTCTGACAGTTCCACCTTTTCTTGTCTCACCAAAAGAAGACGGTCCACGTCAAGCACTTTCAATAGCTCTCTCGGGCTTCTCGTCTTCAGCTTCTATTTTGGAGAAAGTAGGGGAGATGAGCCCTTCTGCACAGGATGCATCTCAAGACAGCAAGGTTGAATCAGGGGCCGCCAATGATGGGAATGAAGGGATAAGGGAGAATAATTTTCACAATGATATTGTGGAAGGGTGCCAAACTGCGGACCTTGATGTTAAACATTACAAAGTGTATCTATCTCGCAGCCAACATCATAGCATCAAACTCTCTCCTTTATGTTCGGTGAAAGAAGGAAGAACTGTTGCTGAATCTAAGAAGGAA GAGCTAATTCGGTTGAGTAGTCACCAAGTGGGCCTTCTGCTTTCATCAATTTGGGCTCAGGCAACATCCCCTGAAAACACTCCTACATCTTTTGAGGCAATGGCCCAAACCTATAACCTCGCTTTGATGTTTTCTCGATCCAAG ACCTCAAGTCATGCAGCCCTAGTTCGCTGTTTTCAGCTTGCGTTCTCTCTTAGGAGCATATCTCTTGAACAAGATG GTAGTTTGCAGTACTCTCGTCGGAGGTCTCTCTTTACCTTGGCATCGTCAATGcttattttttcagctaaggcaGCGAATCTTCTGGAACTGATTCCTTCTGTCAAAGCAATGCTCGTGAATAAAACG GTTGATCCTTATCTTCATTTGGTTGAAGATAGTAGACTGCAGGCTATTCACCCAACATCTGATTGTGGAAGGACAGGTTACGGATCAGAAGAAGACGAAGCTGCTGCCTTGAAGTCTCTCTTGGCAGTAGAAATGGATGGTGGTCAACTAAAGGAAACTGTGGTCTCCCACTTTATGAAGAAATATGGAAACTTACCTGAG AAGGAGCTGTTGGGAATAAAAATGCAGCTCCAGCAGGAATTTTCGCCTGATGACACATTTCCACTAGGGGCACCGTTATTCATGGAGACATCGCGACCATGTTCGCCACTGGCTCAGGAGTATGAATATTTCGATGAG ataatgCCTTCGGCATTGTTGACCAATGAAGATGCTTTCTTTGAGACATCTAGAAGTCAGTTGGATTGCAAAACATCACTCTCAATGAATGCCTTTGACGTTCTAAGCGTTAACCAGCTGATAGAATCG AAGGCAACGAAATTCTCAGCACTGGATGGTAAATTGAGCGAATTGCACCATGTTCATGTTTTTCAGCCCCGCTTGTGTTCTAATGATTATGAGCAGTCCTTCAGGCTACCACCTTCGAGCCCATATGACAAGTTCTTGAAAGCTGCCGGATGTTGA
- the LOC131246367 gene encoding protein SEMI-ROLLED LEAF 2-like isoform X6, with amino-acid sequence MGVMSRRVLPACSNLCYICPSMRARSRQPIKRYKKLLNEIFPRSQDGQADERKISKLCEYAAKNPLRIPEITEYLEQRCYKELRNEHFGQAKVVMYIYRKLLALCKEQMPLYACSLLSIIRTLLDQTRQDGMRILGCNALVDFIDCQQIDSTYMFNLEGLIPKLCQLANEVGQDERGLCLRSAGLQALASMVWFMGEYSHILMDFDDIISVTLENYEDSQTDLESSKIVGDQGSPFLDIRRSLPSLQDFVDTKPALDDTIDTSKCPTYWSRICLQNMAMLAKEATTVRRILEPLFHNFDSGNHWCPEKGLARSVLSNIQLLMEKSGEKPHLLLSMLVKHLDHKNVMKEPRMQIDILKVTTHLAEHSKLQASVAIIAAISDLIRHLRKCMQCSIESLEAGDDVNQWNASLHFALEECLVQLSNKVGDVGPILDMMAVTLENIPTTSVVSRTTMSAIYRTAQIVASVPNISYYKKAFPEALFHQLLLLMAHPDHETRVGAHRVFSVVLVPSTASLTVPPFLVSPKEDGPRQALSIALSGFSSSASILEKVGEMSPSAQDASQDSKVESGAANDGNEGIRENNFHNDIVEGCQTADLDVKHYKVYLSRSQHHSIKLSPLCSVKEGRTVAESKKEELIRLSSHQVGLLLSSIWAQATSPENTPTSFEAMAQTYNLALMFSRSKTSSHAALVRCFQLAFSLRSISLEQDGSLQYSRRRSLFTLASSMLIFSAKAANLLELIPSVKAMLVNKTVDPYLHLVEDSRLQAIHPTSDCGRTGYGSEEDEAAALKSLLAVEMDGGQLKETVVSHFMKKYGNLPEKELLGIKMQLQQEFSPDDTFPLGAPLFMETSRPCSPLAQEYEYFDEIMPSALLTNEDAFFETSRSQLDCKTSLSMNAFDVLSVNQLIESVLEAASQVVSFPVSSTPVSYNQMKNQCEALVVGKQQKMSVLFSFKQQLEPVYIIPTESNEEKGLVLSHVSFRLPPSSPYDKFLKAAGC; translated from the exons ATGGGGGTTATGTCGAGGCGGGTATTGCCTGCCTGCAGCAACCTCTGTTATATCTGCCCCTCGATGCGGGCCCGATCGAGACAGCCTATCAAACGTTACAAGAAGCTCCTCAACGAAATCTTCCCTCGGTCTCAG GATGGACAAGCGGATGAAAGGAAGATTTCCAAGCTTTGTGAATATGCTGCAAAGAACCCCCTGCGAATCCCTGAG ATTACAGAGTACCTAGAGCAGAGATGCTACAAGGAATTGCGAAATGAACATTTTGGTCAAGCAAAAGTCGTGATGTACATCTATAGGAAACTTTTAGCTTTGTGCAAGGAGCAGAT GCCACTATATGCTTGTAGCTTATTGTCCATCATAAGGACTCTTCTTGACCAAACACGGCAGGATGGAATGCGCATTCTGGGTTGCAATGCCCTTGTCGATTTTATAGATTGTCAG CAGATAGATAGCACATACATGTTCAATTTAGAAGGCCTCATACCGAAACTCTGTCAACTGGCTAATGAAGTCGGACAAGATGAAAGAGGGCTTTGTTTGCGTTCTGCAGGGTTGCAAGCTCTCGCTTCCATG GTTTGGTTCATGGGGGAGTACTCACATATCTTGATGGACTTCGATGAT ATTATCTCAGTGACCTTGGAGAATTATGAGGATTCTCAAACTGACTTGGAAAGTTCCAAGATAGTAGGGGACCAAGGTTCGCCATTCCTGGACATTCGAAGGAGCCTGCCTTCATTACAGGACTTTGTTGATACCAAACCTGCATTGGATGACACAAT TGACACTTCCAAGTGCCCCACATATTGGTCAAGAATCTGCTTGCAAAATATGGCCATGCTAGCAAAGGAGGCAACTACTGTGCGGCGTATTTTGGAACCTTTATTTCACAATTTTGATTCTGGGAATCATTGGTGTCCCGAGAAGGGACTTGCACGTTCTGTTTTATCCAATATACAATTGTTGATGGAAAAGTCAG GAGAGAAGCCCCATCTGTTGTTATCTATGTTGGTCAAGCACTTAGATCACAAGAATGTCATGAAAGAGCCGAGAATGCAGATCGACATTCTTAAAGTTACCACCCATCTTGCTGAGCATTCAAAGCTGCAGGCTTCGGTAGCTATAATTGCTGCGATAAGCGACCTGATTAGACATTTGCGCAAGTGCATGCAATGTTCCATTGAATCATTAGAAGCAGGAGACGATGTAAATCAGTGGAATGCCTCTCTTCATTTTGCATTAGAAGAGTGCCTTGTACAACTATCAAATAAG GTGGGAGATGTTGGGCCTATTCTTGATATGATGGCTGTAACACTGGAAAATATCCCAACTACTTCCGTTGTATCCAGAACAACTATGTCTGCCATTTATCGAACTGCACAAATAGTAGCATCTGTCCCTAACATTTCATATTACAAGAAG GCTTTCCCAGAAGCTTTATTTCACCAGTTGCTATTATTGATGGCCCACCCAGACCATGAGACACGGGTTGGAGCGCATCGTGTCTTTTCAGTTGTGCTTGTGCCATCAACAGCTTCTCTGACAGTTCCACCTTTTCTTGTCTCACCAAAAGAAGACGGTCCACGTCAAGCACTTTCAATAGCTCTCTCGGGCTTCTCGTCTTCAGCTTCTATTTTGGAGAAAGTAGGGGAGATGAGCCCTTCTGCACAGGATGCATCTCAAGACAGCAAGGTTGAATCAGGGGCCGCCAATGATGGGAATGAAGGGATAAGGGAGAATAATTTTCACAATGATATTGTGGAAGGGTGCCAAACTGCGGACCTTGATGTTAAACATTACAAAGTGTATCTATCTCGCAGCCAACATCATAGCATCAAACTCTCTCCTTTATGTTCGGTGAAAGAAGGAAGAACTGTTGCTGAATCTAAGAAGGAA GAGCTAATTCGGTTGAGTAGTCACCAAGTGGGCCTTCTGCTTTCATCAATTTGGGCTCAGGCAACATCCCCTGAAAACACTCCTACATCTTTTGAGGCAATGGCCCAAACCTATAACCTCGCTTTGATGTTTTCTCGATCCAAG ACCTCAAGTCATGCAGCCCTAGTTCGCTGTTTTCAGCTTGCGTTCTCTCTTAGGAGCATATCTCTTGAACAAGATG GTAGTTTGCAGTACTCTCGTCGGAGGTCTCTCTTTACCTTGGCATCGTCAATGcttattttttcagctaaggcaGCGAATCTTCTGGAACTGATTCCTTCTGTCAAAGCAATGCTCGTGAATAAAACG GTTGATCCTTATCTTCATTTGGTTGAAGATAGTAGACTGCAGGCTATTCACCCAACATCTGATTGTGGAAGGACAGGTTACGGATCAGAAGAAGACGAAGCTGCTGCCTTGAAGTCTCTCTTGGCAGTAGAAATGGATGGTGGTCAACTAAAGGAAACTGTGGTCTCCCACTTTATGAAGAAATATGGAAACTTACCTGAG AAGGAGCTGTTGGGAATAAAAATGCAGCTCCAGCAGGAATTTTCGCCTGATGACACATTTCCACTAGGGGCACCGTTATTCATGGAGACATCGCGACCATGTTCGCCACTGGCTCAGGAGTATGAATATTTCGATGAG ataatgCCTTCGGCATTGTTGACCAATGAAGATGCTTTCTTTGAGACATCTAGAAGTCAGTTGGATTGCAAAACATCACTCTCAATGAATGCCTTTGACGTTCTAAGCGTTAACCAGCTGATAGAATCG GTCCTTGAAGCAGCCTCCCAAGTTGTTAGCTTCCCAGTTTCCAGTACACCCGTGTCTTACAACCAGATGAAAAACCAGTGTGAGGCCCTTGTCGTGGGAAAACAGCAGAAGATGTCTGTACTTTTTAGTTTCAAGCAACAACTGGAACCTGTGTACATCATCCCGACggaatcaaatgaggaaaagggTTTGGTTTTATCCCATGTG TCCTTCAGGCTACCACCTTCGAGCCCATATGACAAGTTCTTGAAAGCTGCCGGATGTTGA
- the LOC131246367 gene encoding protein SEMI-ROLLED LEAF 2-like isoform X4, with amino-acid sequence MGVMSRRVLPACSNLCYICPSMRARSRQPIKRYKKLLNEIFPRSQDGQADERKISKLCEYAAKNPLRIPEITEYLEQRCYKELRNEHFGQAKVVMYIYRKLLALCKEQMPLYACSLLSIIRTLLDQTRQDGMRILGCNALVDFIDCQQIDSTYMFNLEGLIPKLCQLANEVGQDERGLCLRSAGLQALASMIISVTLENYEDSQTDLESSKIVGDQGSPFLDIRRSLPSLQDFVDTKPALDDTIDTSKCPTYWSRICLQNMAMLAKEATTVRRILEPLFHNFDSGNHWCPEKGLARSVLSNIQLLMEKSGEKPHLLLSMLVKHLDHKNVMKEPRMQIDILKVTTHLAEHSKLQASVAIIAAISDLIRHLRKCMQCSIESLEAGDDVNQWNASLHFALEECLVQLSNKVGDVGPILDMMAVTLENIPTTSVVSRTTMSAIYRTAQIVASVPNISYYKKAFPEALFHQLLLLMAHPDHETRVGAHRVFSVVLVPSTASLTVPPFLVSPKEDGPRQALSIALSGFSSSASILEKVGEMSPSAQDASQDSKVESGAANDGNEGIRENNFHNDIVEGCQTADLDVKHYKVYLSRSQHHSIKLSPLCSVKEGRTVAESKKEELIRLSSHQVGLLLSSIWAQATSPENTPTSFEAMAQTYNLALMFSRSKTSSHAALVRCFQLAFSLRSISLEQDGSLQYSRRRSLFTLASSMLIFSAKAANLLELIPSVKAMLVNKTVDPYLHLVEDSRLQAIHPTSDCGRTGYGSEEDEAAALKSLLAVEMDGGQLKETVVSHFMKKYGNLPEKELLGIKMQLQQEFSPDDTFPLGAPLFMETSRPCSPLAQEYEYFDEIMPSALLTNEDAFFETSRSQLDCKTSLSMNAFDVLSVNQLIESVLEAASQVVSFPVSSTPVSYNQMKNQCEALVVGKQQKMSVLFSFKQQLEPVYIIPTESNEEKGLVLSHVKATKFSALDGKLSELHHVHVFQPRLCSNDYEQSFRLPPSSPYDKFLKAAGC; translated from the exons ATGGGGGTTATGTCGAGGCGGGTATTGCCTGCCTGCAGCAACCTCTGTTATATCTGCCCCTCGATGCGGGCCCGATCGAGACAGCCTATCAAACGTTACAAGAAGCTCCTCAACGAAATCTTCCCTCGGTCTCAG GATGGACAAGCGGATGAAAGGAAGATTTCCAAGCTTTGTGAATATGCTGCAAAGAACCCCCTGCGAATCCCTGAG ATTACAGAGTACCTAGAGCAGAGATGCTACAAGGAATTGCGAAATGAACATTTTGGTCAAGCAAAAGTCGTGATGTACATCTATAGGAAACTTTTAGCTTTGTGCAAGGAGCAGAT GCCACTATATGCTTGTAGCTTATTGTCCATCATAAGGACTCTTCTTGACCAAACACGGCAGGATGGAATGCGCATTCTGGGTTGCAATGCCCTTGTCGATTTTATAGATTGTCAG CAGATAGATAGCACATACATGTTCAATTTAGAAGGCCTCATACCGAAACTCTGTCAACTGGCTAATGAAGTCGGACAAGATGAAAGAGGGCTTTGTTTGCGTTCTGCAGGGTTGCAAGCTCTCGCTTCCATG ATTATCTCAGTGACCTTGGAGAATTATGAGGATTCTCAAACTGACTTGGAAAGTTCCAAGATAGTAGGGGACCAAGGTTCGCCATTCCTGGACATTCGAAGGAGCCTGCCTTCATTACAGGACTTTGTTGATACCAAACCTGCATTGGATGACACAAT TGACACTTCCAAGTGCCCCACATATTGGTCAAGAATCTGCTTGCAAAATATGGCCATGCTAGCAAAGGAGGCAACTACTGTGCGGCGTATTTTGGAACCTTTATTTCACAATTTTGATTCTGGGAATCATTGGTGTCCCGAGAAGGGACTTGCACGTTCTGTTTTATCCAATATACAATTGTTGATGGAAAAGTCAG GAGAGAAGCCCCATCTGTTGTTATCTATGTTGGTCAAGCACTTAGATCACAAGAATGTCATGAAAGAGCCGAGAATGCAGATCGACATTCTTAAAGTTACCACCCATCTTGCTGAGCATTCAAAGCTGCAGGCTTCGGTAGCTATAATTGCTGCGATAAGCGACCTGATTAGACATTTGCGCAAGTGCATGCAATGTTCCATTGAATCATTAGAAGCAGGAGACGATGTAAATCAGTGGAATGCCTCTCTTCATTTTGCATTAGAAGAGTGCCTTGTACAACTATCAAATAAG GTGGGAGATGTTGGGCCTATTCTTGATATGATGGCTGTAACACTGGAAAATATCCCAACTACTTCCGTTGTATCCAGAACAACTATGTCTGCCATTTATCGAACTGCACAAATAGTAGCATCTGTCCCTAACATTTCATATTACAAGAAG GCTTTCCCAGAAGCTTTATTTCACCAGTTGCTATTATTGATGGCCCACCCAGACCATGAGACACGGGTTGGAGCGCATCGTGTCTTTTCAGTTGTGCTTGTGCCATCAACAGCTTCTCTGACAGTTCCACCTTTTCTTGTCTCACCAAAAGAAGACGGTCCACGTCAAGCACTTTCAATAGCTCTCTCGGGCTTCTCGTCTTCAGCTTCTATTTTGGAGAAAGTAGGGGAGATGAGCCCTTCTGCACAGGATGCATCTCAAGACAGCAAGGTTGAATCAGGGGCCGCCAATGATGGGAATGAAGGGATAAGGGAGAATAATTTTCACAATGATATTGTGGAAGGGTGCCAAACTGCGGACCTTGATGTTAAACATTACAAAGTGTATCTATCTCGCAGCCAACATCATAGCATCAAACTCTCTCCTTTATGTTCGGTGAAAGAAGGAAGAACTGTTGCTGAATCTAAGAAGGAA GAGCTAATTCGGTTGAGTAGTCACCAAGTGGGCCTTCTGCTTTCATCAATTTGGGCTCAGGCAACATCCCCTGAAAACACTCCTACATCTTTTGAGGCAATGGCCCAAACCTATAACCTCGCTTTGATGTTTTCTCGATCCAAG ACCTCAAGTCATGCAGCCCTAGTTCGCTGTTTTCAGCTTGCGTTCTCTCTTAGGAGCATATCTCTTGAACAAGATG GTAGTTTGCAGTACTCTCGTCGGAGGTCTCTCTTTACCTTGGCATCGTCAATGcttattttttcagctaaggcaGCGAATCTTCTGGAACTGATTCCTTCTGTCAAAGCAATGCTCGTGAATAAAACG GTTGATCCTTATCTTCATTTGGTTGAAGATAGTAGACTGCAGGCTATTCACCCAACATCTGATTGTGGAAGGACAGGTTACGGATCAGAAGAAGACGAAGCTGCTGCCTTGAAGTCTCTCTTGGCAGTAGAAATGGATGGTGGTCAACTAAAGGAAACTGTGGTCTCCCACTTTATGAAGAAATATGGAAACTTACCTGAG AAGGAGCTGTTGGGAATAAAAATGCAGCTCCAGCAGGAATTTTCGCCTGATGACACATTTCCACTAGGGGCACCGTTATTCATGGAGACATCGCGACCATGTTCGCCACTGGCTCAGGAGTATGAATATTTCGATGAG ataatgCCTTCGGCATTGTTGACCAATGAAGATGCTTTCTTTGAGACATCTAGAAGTCAGTTGGATTGCAAAACATCACTCTCAATGAATGCCTTTGACGTTCTAAGCGTTAACCAGCTGATAGAATCG GTCCTTGAAGCAGCCTCCCAAGTTGTTAGCTTCCCAGTTTCCAGTACACCCGTGTCTTACAACCAGATGAAAAACCAGTGTGAGGCCCTTGTCGTGGGAAAACAGCAGAAGATGTCTGTACTTTTTAGTTTCAAGCAACAACTGGAACCTGTGTACATCATCCCGACggaatcaaatgaggaaaagggTTTGGTTTTATCCCATGTG AAGGCAACGAAATTCTCAGCACTGGATGGTAAATTGAGCGAATTGCACCATGTTCATGTTTTTCAGCCCCGCTTGTGTTCTAATGATTATGAGCAGTCCTTCAGGCTACCACCTTCGAGCCCATATGACAAGTTCTTGAAAGCTGCCGGATGTTGA